A DNA window from Myripristis murdjan chromosome 19, fMyrMur1.1, whole genome shotgun sequence contains the following coding sequences:
- the arg1 gene encoding arginase-1 has protein sequence MRSTRGLRLALAAYKPTLRHYHLHHLHHHHHHHHHHHHLQQQHRHLHHHHHHPQSSSVGIVGAPFSKGQPRGGVERGPDVIRAAGLVEKLQAQGCAVKDYGNLSFEEVVPDEPVGRAKRVRAVGGANQKLAEAVSRVKRDGHTAVMLGGDHSLAIGSIHGHAAALQSPLGVVWVDAHADINTPLTSPTGNLHGQPMSYLIHELQSKIPALPSFSWVKPCVAAKDLVYIGLRDVDPEEHYILKLLDVKTFSMTEVDRLGIARVMEETCDYLTAKVKKPIHLSYDIDAIDPSVTPATGTPVVGGLSYREGVYITEHLCQTGLLSAVDMVEVNPARGRTEDEVQSTVRTAVDVLLGCFGRRREGNHPADYRMPEP, from the exons ATGAGGAGCACCAGGGGACTGCGGCTGGCTCTGGCCGCCTACAAGCCCACTCTGCGGCACtaccaccttcatcaccttcatcatcatcatcaccaccaccatcatcatcatcatctccagcagcagcaccgccatcttcatcaccatcatcatcatcctcagtcTTCCTCAGTGGGGATCGTCGGAGCGCCTTTCTCCAAGGGACAG CCCCGAGGCGGAGTGGAGCGCGGCCCCGACGTGATCCGTGCCGCCGGGCTGGTGGAGAAGCTGCAGGCGCAAG gctgcgCAGTGAAGGATTATGGGAACCTGAGCTTTGAGGAGGTGGTGCCCGACGAGCCTGTGGGCCGGGCCAAGAGGGTGCGAGCGGTGGGCGGAGCCAACCAGAAGCTGGCGGAGGCCGTGAGCCGCGTGAAGAGGGACGGACACACAGCCGTGATGCTGGGCGGGGACCacag CCTGGCGATCGGCTCCATCCACGGCCACGCCGCCGCCCTGCAGAGCCCGCTGGGCGTGGTGTGGGTCGACGCCCACGCCGACATCAACACGCCGCTCACCTCGCCCACGGGAAACCTGCACGGCCAGCCCATGTCCTACCTGATCCACGAGCTGCAGTCCAAG ATTCCTGCCTTACCCAGCTTCTCCTGGGTCAAACCCTGCGTGGCGGCCAAAGACCTCGTCTACATCGGCCTGAGGGACGTCGACCCGGAGGAACA CTACATCCTGAAGCTCCTGGACGTCAAGACGTTCTCCATGACGGAGGTGGACCGGCTCGGCATCGCCAGAGTCATGGAGGAGACGTGCGACTACCTCACCGCCAA aGTGAAGAAGCCGATCCACCTGAGCTACGACATCGACGCCATCGACCCGTCGGTGACGCCGGCCACCGGGACGCCGGTGGTGGGCGGGCTGAGCTACCGGGAGGGCGTCTACATCACCGAGCACCTCTGCCAGACAG GTCTGCTGTCGGCGGTGGACATGGTGGAGGTGAACCCGGCGCGGGGCCGGACGGAGGACGAGG